Below is a genomic region from Planctomycetota bacterium.
GGGTGCCCCAGGGGTACCATCTCGAAGAGTCGCTCCTGGAGGGATTCTCCATCGAGGGCATCTTCGTGCCGCCGTCGCTCATGAGTCCGTCCCTGCCCGAGGTGGGGGCGGCGCTTGAGGCGGTGATGGATCGGTACAATCACCTCGGGATGCTGGGCTACCGGGTTCTGGAAGAGAGCGAAGGCCGGGTGCTGGCCCGTCCGTGGGGCCGCCCGGCGGCGTGGCCGCTCGTCTGGTACTGGCTGAGACGGTCGGATGCCGCCCGGCTGGCGCGCGCGGCGGCGGTCGCGGCGGAGATTCTTCGGGCCGCCGGAGCGCGGAAGGTGTTCACTGCGATCCGCGGTTTCGAAGTCCTGACGTCGGAGGCGGACGTCCGCCGCCTCCGGGAGGCGCGGCCCTCGGGAGGGGACCTGGAGCTTTCGGCGTACCACGCGCAGGGGACCGCCCGCATGGCCGATTCGCCCGATCGGGGCGTGGTCGATCCCTGGGGGCAGGTGTGGGGCCTCCGCGGCCTCTACGTGGCGGACGCGTCGCTTCTGCCGTCCACGCCCGGCACGAATCCGCAGGTTTCGATCATGGCGTTCGCCACGCACGTGGCGGCGGGGATTCTGGCGAGGCTCGGTCGCGCGCCCGTTTTTCCGGTAACGGCGGCGGCGGTCAAGGGATCGGGAGAGGGCGATTCGCAGGATTCGGGAGTTAGGAGGGCCTAGCCACCTTCCTCGTCGATGCGCCCATGCTGTTTCTGATCGGCGCCGCCTTCGGCTGGTGGGTGCGGCGCGACGGTCCCCTGTTCGCCACGCGGACGTTCGCGTGCGCCGTCGCGGCGTATGCCGTGGCGGGGGTCGGGGTCCCGGTCGCCGCATACCTCCGGTTTCCGGACTGGATGTGGGGATACTACGTGAATCCTCGGGACGTTCCCGCGATCGTGCCCGTCGTCATCTTCGTTCTTTACGCGGCGCCGTTTCTTCTGGGGTACGTGGCCCCTCGGAAGCTGGAGGAGCGGCGTCCGGGGACGGCCTGGATCGCGCCGGCGGCGGGGCTGGCGGCGCAGGCGGCGCTTCTGGTCTGGCAGTGGCCGCGCTACAACACCGTCACCACGATCGAGGGCTTCCGGGCGGGGGTGGAGGTGCCTCCCGCGGCGCTTTCCTTCTTTCACCGGGCCATGCCGGTGGCGCTCGGAGCGACGGGGCTTCTCTGGTGGCTGGCGCGTCCCCGGACGCTCAATCCTCAGCCCCCCGGGCCTCCTCCGAAGGAGGCTTGAGCCGCGAGAACGGGAACCGCCTCAGGAGCCGGACCAGCGCGCGCAGGCCTCCTTCCGCGTAGAAGCGCAGGGTCGCGCGGAGCCCTTCGGCCAGGGCGGCGTCATAGGGGAACCACCAGGGGGAGCGCGCCCGCAGGTTGCGGTTCTCGTGGACATGGACCGCCTGAGTGAATTCCAGAAGACCCTCGTGCCCGCGCGTCCGTCCGAAGCCGCTTTCCTTCACGCCGCCCCAGGGGGCTTCCGCCAGGGCGTGCGCGTAGGTGCATTCGTTGACGAGCACCGTGCCCGCCTGAAGGCGCGCGGCGAGGGCGCGGCCGCGCGCGAGGTCCCGCGTCCATACGCTCGCCGTCAGCCCGAAGGGGGAATCGTTGGCGCGGAGCACGGCCTCGTCGGCGTCCGAGACGCGGCAGACGGCCAGGACGGGGCCGAAGACCTCCTCGCGCAGGAAGGCGGCGGCGGGATCTTCGATCTCGAGGACACAGGGTTCCAGGAAGAAGCCGGGGCGATCGACGCGTCGCCCGCCGGTCCGGAGGCGCGCGCCCGCGGCCACGGCCCGCGTGATCTGGTCCCGGACGCGCTCGAGGTGAGCTTCGGAGATGAGGGCGCCCACGTCGGTTCCGGGGTCCAGCGGGTCGCCCACGCGGAGGGCGCGGGTCGCCCGGACGACGAGGTCGAGGAAGCGGTCGGCGATGACGCGTTCCACGTAGACGCGCTTGACGGAGGCGCAGACCTGGCCGGCGTTGGTGAAGCAGCCCCAGACGGCGGCCTCGGCGGCGAGCTCCAAGGGAGCGTCGGCGAGCACGATCATGGGATCCTTGCCGCCGAGTTCCAGGGTGCAGGGGATGAGGTGGGGTGCGGCGGCGGCCAGGACCCGGCGGCCGCCGGCGGCGCCTCCGGTGAAGACGACGCGGTCGGGTCCGGCTTCCACGAGAGCGGCGCCGGCCTCGGGGCCGCCCTGGACGACGGAGAAGACGCCCGGCGGGAGTCCCTCGAAAAACTCCTCAAGGGCGCGGCCCACGAGGGGGGTGCGTTCGCTGGGTTTGAGAACGACGGTGCAACCGGCCAGGAGAGCGAGGATCGCGTCTCCGGCAGGGATGGAAAAGGGGTAGTTCCAAGGGGAAAGGACGGCCACGACGCCGACGGGGCGGCGTTCGACGAACGAGCGGCGGCCGGTCCAGTCGAGGATTCCGAGTCGGCGTCTCCGGGGGGCCAGGAGGGCGGGGGCGCGGCGCAAAAAGTAGCGCAGGAGATGGGCGACGGGGATGAGTTCGGAGGAATACGCTTCGACGAGAGGCTTCCCGGTGGAGCGGGCGAGGGTTTGCGCGAGGGCTTCGGCGCGGCGGGCCAGACGTTGCCGGAGGGGTTCGAGGGCGGCGGCGCGTTCGCGGGGCGGGAGGGCGGCCCAGGCGGGAAAAGCGTCGCGGGCGCGCCGGACGGTCCGGCGGATGTCCTCCGGGGAAGAGGACGGGGATTCCCCGAGCGGCTCTCCGGTGGCCGGATTCCGGGGCGTGCCGGCCGAAGGGATCACGGGCGCATTCTAGCAGGGGAGGCGGTCGGCCGGGAAGCGCGCCTCCCGTTCGCAATTCAAATTTGCTTGACGGCGTTCCGCCGGTGTCGTATCCTCGCGTGGCGTCGGCGGGGCGCGCCGCCGTCCGGAGTTCCGCCCCGTCATATAGTTCTATACAGATTGGGTTCCGGTTCATACCATAAGGGACCCCCTTCCGATCCCGAAGGCGCGCCGGACGGCGCGCGCCGGATCTTCGGACGGCGGAACGGACCGCCGCCGGGGGATAAACCTCATGAAGCTGTCCAAGACGAGTCTTTACGCGCTTTATGGTTTGGCCTATCTGGCGGCGCGGCCCCGGAGGGTGGTGCCTCTGTCGGAAATCCGGAACCGCTGGGGCGTGCCGGAGAAGCACCTGGGCAAGATCTTCGGGCTCCTGGTCCGGGCGGGCCTGGTGCGGTCCAGGCGGGGGGCCAAGGGCGGCTTCGTCCTGACCCGACCCGCCCGCACGGTGTCGGTGCTCGAAGTGCTCCGCGTCCTGGGCGAACCCGGGATTCAGGAGGATTGCCTCCTCGGCCGCAGCCACTGCCCCTCCCGGACCGCCTGCCGCCTCACCCGCGCCGTCCGCCGCGCTCAGGAATGCATGGCCCGGGAGCTCCGGGCCGTCCGCCTGAGCGATCTGGCGTGAGCCGGCCTCTTTTCCTTTACATAAAATCGCAATGAAGGTAGTAATTACACCATTCCGATCCCCCCGCGGGCGGAAAGGCCCGAGCGAGGATGACCCCTATGGCGGATCCCCTCAAGGTCGGCTCCGTGGTGTCCATTCCCTGCCGGCATTGCGGCCGGGGCATACGCCCCTTCGAAATCCAGGAGGGCGTCCACGTCCGCACGTGCGCGGTCTGCGGGCGTGCCACCCGGATCGAGGTCTACCGCGAAACCGGCGAGGTCCGCGTCCGCAGCGAACCGGCCTGAGCGCCGTTCCCTGGCGCGCTCGCCCCGGGGCCGCGCTCCCGGTATAATTCCGCTCCCATCCCGGAGGACGCATGGCCCGAAAGAATTCCGGCGCCCCCCGCGCGACCCGCCGCCGCGCCCGGCCCGAGCCCGCCTCCCGCGGGCTCTCCCCCGCCGACTGCCTCGAGGCCGACCGCGCCGAGATGGAACCTCTCCTGGATCGCATCCGCGCGGACGGGGGAGCGGTCCTGGCGGCCTACCGCGACCCCCTCGGCGGCCGTCCGCTCGTCCTGGCGGCGCTCCCCCTGGCCCGGGTCGCCCCCACTCCGTTCCAGCGCGATCTCTCCGAAGCCCATGCCCGAAGGCTCGCCGAAACGATCGGCAAGCTCGGGCTCTTCCTCGATCCCGTGATCGCCGTGGCCGCGCCCCAGGGCGGCTGGTGGACTCCGAACGGCCGCCACCGGCTCGAGGCGCTGAACCGCCTGGGCGCCCGCGCCGTGACGGCGCTCGTCGTGCCCGACGCGGAGGTCCAGTACCGCATCCTCGCCCTCAACGTCGAGAAGGCGCACAATCTGCGGGAAAAGGCGCTCGAGGTCGTCCGCCTCTACCGCGCCCGGGTCGCCGCGGGAACCTCCGGCGCCGAGGCCGATCACGCCCTCGAGTTCGAGGAGCCTTTTCTGGCCACCCTGGGCGTCTGTTACGAGCAGAACGGGCGCTTCAGCGGCGGCGCTTACCAGCCGCTTCTGAAACGCGCGGACGGATGGATCGAGCGGCCCCTGGCGGAGGCGCTGGGCCTCCGCGAGCGCCGCGCCGCCCAGGTGGCCCGACTGGACGCGCGGGTCGCCGAGATCGTTCAGGCCCTCCAGGCCCGGGGACTCAAGAGCCCCTACCTCAAAGCCTTCGTCATGGCCCGCCTGGATCCCTTCCGGTTCGGTAAATCCGTTCCCGCCTTCGAGGAAGCTCTCGACGAGGTCCTCCGCCGCGCCGCGAAGTTCGATCCCGCGTCGGTCCGTCCTCAGGATCTCTCCGCGGCCGCCGGGCCGCCCCCGGAAGCGGACGCCTAAAATCCCCCCAGCTGGGCTCGAAACGCCGCGGCGCGCGCCTCGAAGTACGCCTTCAGGTTCCCGGCCGCCCAGTCGAAGTCGTCCAGGGTGAAGGGCTTGACCGGGTCGTCGCGCACCGCCTCCCGGATCTGGGCGGCGATGGCGTCCACGCGCGCGCGGAACGATTCGGGAGACAACGGCCCCGCCAGGAGCTCCCGGAGACGGCGGCGGTATTCCTCGAAGCCGTCGGGACGCGCGAGAACGAAATTCCGCGTGAGCACGCGGTTCTCGAACCACGCCGTGATCCCCGTCTCGGCGCGCCAGAATCCCTGGTCCTGATCCCAAGGGACAAGCACGAAGCGGCCCGTCTGCGGCGGCCGGTAGAGCCCCAGATTGAAGCTCTGCCGTCCCTCCGGACCGGCGACGTAGCTGTCCGTCTCCCCGAGCAGCGTCTCGACGGCGAGGGTGCGCAGGAACTGCGGGACGTCGAAGACGGCCCCCGCCCGGTCCGGCTCCAGAGTCACCGCGTACGCCAGGTCGCGGACCGCCTCCGCGCCGGGCGGGAGTTCCGAAAGCTGCGCCTCGAGCGTTCCGGGCACGTAGATTGCCGGGTCGGGTCCCCTCCAGTCGAGGTCCAGGCCGTGCGGACCCCATCGGTAGAGCTGTCCCACCGGGAGGCCGAACCGGCGGCGCAGGAACTCCCGCCCCACGTGTTCCTCGACGCCGTACAGGCCCTTCGAGGCGCCGTTGACGGAAACCCGGGCGTGCGCGTACCGCGGCGCGGGAATCCCGAAGGCGTTGAAGGCTCCGTACTGGACACGCGCCCGCATCATGGACGGGTCGAGGGTCATCGCGTCCAGGCGCAGGCTGCTGACGCCGTGAAGCTCGCGTCCCGGGACGAAGAGGTCGAACTTCAGGCGCAGAGAAGGCTTCGGATTTCCGGGGATCCGGGTGCGCTTGCCGCTCGGCCGCACGGCGACGTCGGGGTACGCCCGTCCGCCCCATATCACGGTGCAACGCCTCCAGGCGTTGTCGAAGGGGGCGGCGACGATGGCCTCCCAATCGGCGGGGGCCATTTCGAGGTCCCACGACGAAAGCCGCGCTTCGTCGAAGGGGCCCCCCTCCGGTCCGAGGGCCTGCGCCCGGGATGGCGCGCCTTCCGAGCCGTCCCCGCAGCCCGCCAGGAGCGCCGCTCCGAGAACGCCCAGCACCCTTCTCATCCGGCCGACGGTCGTTCCCCCCCCAACAAGTGGAGCGGCCGGAACCGGATTCGTTACGGGCCCGGTCAGCGCCGGGCGGCGACCTTGACCGTCACGGGTTTGGAGGTGGGATTGCCGACTTCCCGCGCCCGGGCGAAGACCGGGCGTTCCGTCGGGGCAACCCAGGGGGCGCACTGGAGGAAGATCTTCCGCTCCGTCTGGCCCTCGGGGATGAGGACGCCGTTGAGGCCGATGTCCGCCACGATCGCCCCGTGGGGAAGGTTCTCCACTTCGAACGTCACCCGGTCGCCGAAATCGAGCCGTTCGATCCGAAGTTTCGCGGGGACGAGCTTGCCGGGTTCCAGGACGATCTCGCTCCCGGCGCCGCCTTCCGGCTCGAGGAACACGCGGATCCGGGGCGGCGCGGTCCGCACGAGCGGGCCGAGGACGCCGGCTTCCCGGACGACCTCCCGGCCGTCCACGACGGCCCGCGCCGTGAGGCGCGGGCGGCCGGCGGGCGCCTTGGGCGCGTCGGCCTCGACGAACACCGTTCCCTCCGCCTGGAAGTGCCCCGCTTCGACGACCAGGGGCGTCGAGACCCGGTACCCGGCGGGAACGTCCTCGGCATCGATCCTCACCGGTCCCTCGAACCCGTCGATCCGGTCCACGTGCACGGTGAAGGCCCGGCCGCTCCCGGCGGGGATGCGGGCGTCCGCCCCCTCGATCCGCACGCGGAAGTCGGGGCGCGCTTCGCGCACGATCAGGCGGTACACGTAGCGGTCGCCCGAGAAGCCGCGCGTTTCGGTGACGCGCACGAGGTACGCGCCGTCCGCGGGCGCGGTGAAGTGCAGGCGGGAATCGGTGCCGAGCTGCCGAAGGGAGTCGTCGTCGTTGGCGTAGACCAGGGTGAAGGCCGGCAGCCCGTTGGGCGGGAAGGTCGACCCCGGCGGGTGGGGTTCCACGATGTAACAGGGCTCGTCGAGGGCGTGCGCCGTGGGGCTCGTGTCGAAGTAGGCGATCCGCTTGCCCCCGAGCGCGTAGAAGTCCCACTCCGAATCCGGACCCCGCGGGGCGCGGAAAAGGCGGACGACCTCGCCCTGCATGTAGAGGTACTGGTCGAGGTCCATCTCCTCCCACTGCCAGAGCCGCGCTCCACGGGCGTCCGACGCCACGGGGCGGAAGGTGATGTACGAATCCCGCACGGCCCTCAGGAGGACGCGCGGAACGGGCCGCCCGGCGGCGTCCAGGATCTCCACGCGCGTGTCGGCCGGCGATCCGCGCTGGGCGGCCTGGGTCTCGATGACCCACCGCTGGCCGCGGCGGGCTTCAAATCGGTAAAGGTCGGCGTCCCCGGCGCGGTCGAAGCGGCCGCTGACCGCTCCAGGGGCCGGAATCGGCATGGCCCGGGCGGGCGCGTCGTTGTCCTCCGCCTCGAGAACCTCGGGGCCTTCCGTGGCCAGCACCTTGAGGGCGCGGCGGACGCGGGTCCGGCCCGGCTCCAGCGGCAGGTCCCATTCGCCCGGTCGCGCGGGCGCGAGCGTCACCGACGCGTCCGGCGGAAGGTTGTAGCCCACCAGCCGCACGCGGCTTTCGCGGCCCGCGGGCACCGCCGGCGGATAGCAGGCGGTCACGAGCGGCAGGCGGCCGACCGAGAGCCGGTAGAAATGCTCCGGCGAGCCGCCCATCTGGAGGTCCGCCACGCGGACCGTGTAGCGGCCGTCGGCGGGCAGGGTGTAGGCCACGAGGGGATCGGCCTCCCCCTCGAAGTCCACGTTGCTGGCGAGAATCCGCCCGGAAGCGTCCGCAAGCGCCAGGACGATCTCGGCCTTCGATCCCAGGCGCCGGGCGGCGACGTCGAGGACGATCTGTTCCCCGGCGCGACCTTCGAAGGCAAAGTGATCCGCGTCCAGGCGCGACGAGAGCGTTCCCCAGAAGCTCGCCGGGAGCGGCGCGGAGACGGCCTGGGCGGGCGCGTCGTTGGGCTCCCGCTCCGGCACCTGCGGAAGGTCGTCGATATGGACGGCCAGGCGGCCGCTCTCGCCCGCCTCGGTGCGGACGGAAAGCTCCACCGGCCCGATCGGCGCCTCCGGGGCGGCGGCGAGCTCGATCCACACGAAATCGGGTCCGCTGTCGGGGAGGAGCGCGGCTTTGAGGCCCGCGCCGTGGACCCGCACCTCGGCGACCCCGGCGAGATTCTTTCCCGCCAGCCGCGCCCGGACGGCGTCGCCCCGGCGCAGGCCGCGCGGCTCCAGGGCGGCAAGCTCCGGCTTCGGGGCCGGAAGGGGCTTGCCGTCGGCCACCGAGTAGAACCCGAGCGATCCATCCAGGCGCCCGACGACCAGCGCCTTGTCGTCCAGGGCGAACGAGAGCGCGGACGGCCAGTCGGGCTGCGGCTCCAGCGCCGCGCGCGGCGTCATGTCCGCCGCGTTCCAGAGTTTCACCGTGCGGTCTTCGGCGGACGTGGCCAGGAGCTTTCCGTCGCGCGAGTAGGCGATCCGGAGGATCGCGCCCTCGTGCGCGAAGGTGGAGTGGACGATCTCGTTGGTTCCCTCGGCGGCGTCGGGGCTCACGCGCCAGACGCGCACGCGGTTGTCCACGCCCCCGGCGGCGACGTGGCGGCCGTCGGGCGAGAAGGCCACGGCCTGGAGGGCCTTGGTCGATTCCGTCAGCGTATCGCGGCGGCGCCCGCCGGCCACGTCCCAGAGCTTGACGGTGCGGTCGGCGCTCACGGAGGCCAGGATCCGGCCGTCGGGCCGGAAGGCGAGATCGAAGACCGCTTCGTTGTGCCCTTCGAGTTCCCGGCGCAGGGCTCCCGTGGCGACGTCCCAGAGAAGGATCTTGTGGTCGTAGCTTCCGGTGGCCAGAAGCGTTCCGTCCGGGGAGAGGGCCGCGGCGTAGACGGCGTCGGCGTGGCCGCGGAACTCCCGCCGGCGGGTCCCGTCGGCGGGATTCCAGAGGACGACCTCCCCGGAGGCGCCCGGCGAACCGGAGGCGGCGGCGAGCGTCGCGCCGTCGGCGGCGAAGGCCAGGTCGTGGACAGGACCGGCATGGCCTTCAAGGCGGCGCAGGAGGGCGCGGGTTTCGGCCGAGCGGAGTTCCACCACGCCCGGGAGGGCCACGGCCAGAAGGCGCGCGCGGGGCTCGTAGGCCAGCGCGAAGACGGACTTCCGGGGCGGTCCTTGGGGAAGGATCCGGGGGGCGGCGGAGACCCGCCGGGGGAGCTCCCCGGCTTTCGGGGCCGGAGCGCCGGCGGCGATCCACGCGCGGAGAATCTCCACCTCGCCCGGCTCCAGCCGGCGGCCCTTCTTCGGAGGGGGCATATAGGGCCGGGCCTTGAATTCGACCAGCCGGACGAGAAGGCTTTCGTCGGGCTTTCCGGGGATGAAGGCGTCGCCGTTTTCTCCGCCGCGCTTGAGCGCCTCGTAGCTCTCGAGAACGAGCGCGCCCTTCTGTTCCTTCGCGTTGTGGCAGCCCACGCAGTGGCGGCGGAAGATCTCCTGGACGTCCGCATAGGACGGCGGGTCGCTCTTCGCGGGCGGCGTCTGGAGGAGAGCCAGCGCGGCGGCGGCGAGAAACGGGTTCATGGCGCTCTAGTGGTTGAACAGGAACTCGCGGCTCGAAACCACGCTCCAATAGAGGTCCTCGACGGCCTCCCGGCGTCCCCGCGGCCCGGCGGCGGAGAGAACGGCCAGGATGCGGCGTTTCTCCTCCTCGGTCGGGTAGCGGGAAAGCGCCGAGAGGTACGCGTCCTCGATCACCTCGGCGTCCGAGGCGCCGGAGGCGAGGAGTTTTTCGATACGGTTGCCGGGCGCGCGGAGCTTCTGGTTGAGCGTTTCGCCGTTGGCCAGGTGGAGCGCCTGGGCCATGCTGGGCTCGGCGCTGCGTTCGCACTCGCAGGTGATCATGCGCTCGGCGCGGCCGAAGGACTTGAGGAAGTAGGAGTCCACGCTCGAATCCGGGAGCTGAAGGGCGCGGAGCCCCACGGGGAACTCGCCCCCCTTGCGGCCGTCGGCCCCGATGCCGACGAACCGGGTGGGGACGCCGGTGACCTGGCTGAGGGCGTCGAGGGCGACCTCGGCCATGAGGCGCTTCGGAAGGTAACGGGCGTAGAAACGCCGGTCGGCGGCGTTCTCGGGGAGCGGGCGGCTGGAGCGCTGGTACGTTTCGGAGCGCAGGATGAGCCGCATGAGGTCCTTGAGGGAGAACTTCCGCTCGACGAGATGGTTCGCCAGGGCCGCCAGAAGTTTGTCGTTGGAGGCCGGGTTGGTCTGGCGCATGTCGTCCACCGCCTCCACGAGGCCCACGCCCATGAAGTTGGCCCATACGCGGTTGACGATCGACCGGGCGAAGTAGGGGTTCTCCGGCGCGGTCAGCCAGTCCGCCAGGACCTCGCGGCGGTCGCGGGGATCGTCGAAACGGAGGGGTTCCGCGTCGAGGGGGGCGGGGGGCTGGGGACGGCCTTTGAGGGGCTGAAGGAGCTCGCCTTCGGGGGCGTTGAAGAGGACGACGTTGCCGGGACGTCCCACGGTCTTGGCGCGCACGCGGGAGAAGAGGTTGGCGAAGGCGTAGTACTGGTCGTTGGTCCACTTCTCCATGGGATGGTTGTGGCACTTGGCGCACTGGATGGACATGCCGAGAAAGGCCTGGCTGACGGTTTCGGCCATTTCGGTGGGGTCGTCGTGCAGAAGGAAGAAGCTTCCGGCGCCGTTTTCGAGCGTTCCGCCGCGGGCGGTGACGATCTGCCGGACGAAGCGGTCCCAGGGGGTGTCGGCCGCCACCTGGGTGCGGATCCACGTGTAGTAGGCCCACATCGTGGGACCCGGCAGGCGGCGGCTGGAAACCAGGAGGAGATCCGACCACTTGTACGCCCAGTAATCGACGAACTCGGGCCGCGCCAGAAGCTCCTCGATGAGTCGGTCCCGCTTGTCGGAAGCCCGGTCGGCGATGAACCGGCGGGCTTCGTCGGCGGTGGGAAGCGTTCCGATCGTATCGAGGAAAGCGCGACGGAGGAATTCCTCGTCCGACGCCCGCGGCGAAGGGGGAAGGTTGAGTTCGCGGAGTTTTTCGAGGACGAGGTCATCGACGAGGTTCCGGCGGGGCGCGGAAGCGAAGACGTCGGGCGAAACGCGATGGGGATAGGGCACCGTGACCGTGGCGATGGCGATCTTCTGGAGGTACCAGGCGGTGACGGCGGCTTCGCCGGGGCCGGCCACGCGGGTGCGGCCGTCCTCGTCGGGCACGGCCACGGTGCTGTCGGACCCGGTGAACTTGGCCCAGGGGGTGGCGTCCTGAACGGATCCGTCGGAGAAATGAGCCAGGACGACGAAGCGCTGCTCCTGTCCGGGCTGGAGGATGACGCGCGGCGGGAGGATTTCGAGGCGGACGATGCGGGGATCCTCGGGGCGCGGCCCGGGCGCGCCGGCGGCGATCCACTCCGCGAGCACGCGATACTCCCGGGAATCCGCGGTGAACCGGAGGCCGCCCTTGTGGGGAAGGGCGCCCGTGGGTTTGAGCAGGAGAAGGCTTCGCGCGGGGTCGGCGTAATCGATGCGGCGGCCCAGCGCGTGCCGGGTGAGGGCGAGGTAGTCGCCCTCGTCGTCGTAGCCGCGCAGGGACAGGCGGAAGCCGTTCTTTCCCGCGGCGGCGCCGTGGCACGGGCCGGTGGAACAGCCGTAGCGGGCCAGGACGGGCTGCACGTGGTTGCGGAAGCTCCAGGTGAAAGGGCGTCCCATGTCGCGCACGCGGATCCGCGCGCGGGCCTGGCGCCCGCCCGCGCGGGCCGTGAGGACCGTTTCGCCGTCGGCCACCGGGAGCACGAGGTCTCCCTCCACGCGGGCCACCCGCGGGTCGGCCGTCTCGAGCGTCACGTCCCCCTCGACGGGTCCGGCGAACCGGCCTTCGCGAACGCGCTCGACGAGGATCCTCTGGCGGGCCTCGCGACCTGAGAGAACGATCTCGCCCGGCAGGATCGAAATCTCGCCGCTGTCCGGGCCGGAGGCCGCCAGGGTCGCGAGAAGAAGCGGGATCATGGCCTAGAAAAGCTCCAGGATGGGTTTGGCGCCGAAATCCACCACGGGGAACGGCCGCGCGGCCGGCCCGGGCAGGTGCGCCTCGAGGTCGATGCCGAGGCTGTGGTAGATCGTGGCGACGACGTCCGCGGGCGTGACGGGGCGTTCGGCCGGGTAGGCGCCGATCTCGTCGGAGGCGCCGATGACGCGTCCCCCCTGGACCCCGCCGCCGGCGAACGAAATCGTCCAGCACTGGGGCCAGTGGTCGCGGCCGCCGGCCGGGTTGATGCGGGGCGTGCGCCCGAACTCCGAAAGACAGCAGACCAGCGTGTCCCCGAGCATCCCGCGCTGGTCGAGGTCCTCCAGGAGCGCGGTGTACCCCTGATCGTACATGGGGGCGACGATGTCCTTCATGCCCTGGATCGACGTGAAGGGCTTGGATCCGTGAATGTCCCAGGTGATCTCGTCGAAGACCGTGATGAAGGTGTTGACGGTGACGAAGCGCACGCCCGCCTCGATGAGGCGGCGGGCCAGGAGGCAACACTGCCCGAAGCGCGTCATTCCGTAGCGCTCCCGGACCTTGGGCGGTTCCTTGGAGAGATCGAAGGCTTCGCGCGCCCGGGCGCTCGTCATGAGGCGGAACGCCGTGGCGAAGTTGGCGTCCATGAGCTCGGCGTTCTCGCTG
It encodes:
- a CDS encoding c-type cytochrome domain-containing protein; protein product: MNPFLAAAALALLQTPPAKSDPPSYADVQEIFRRHCVGCHNAKEQKGALVLESYEALKRGGENGDAFIPGKPDESLLVRLVEFKARPYMPPPKKGRRLEPGEVEILRAWIAAGAPAPKAGELPRRVSAAPRILPQGPPRKSVFALAYEPRARLLAVALPGVVELRSAETRALLRRLEGHAGPVHDLAFAADGATLAAASGSPGASGEVVLWNPADGTRRREFRGHADAVYAAALSPDGTLLATGSYDHKILLWDVATGALRRELEGHNEAVFDLAFRPDGRILASVSADRTVKLWDVAGGRRRDTLTESTKALQAVAFSPDGRHVAAGGVDNRVRVWRVSPDAAEGTNEIVHSTFAHEGAILRIAYSRDGKLLATSAEDRTVKLWNAADMTPRAALEPQPDWPSALSFALDDKALVVGRLDGSLGFYSVADGKPLPAPKPELAALEPRGLRRGDAVRARLAGKNLAGVAEVRVHGAGLKAALLPDSGPDFVWIELAAAPEAPIGPVELSVRTEAGESGRLAVHIDDLPQVPEREPNDAPAQAVSAPLPASFWGTLSSRLDADHFAFEGRAGEQIVLDVAARRLGSKAEIVLALADASGRILASNVDFEGEADPLVAYTLPADGRYTVRVADLQMGGSPEHFYRLSVGRLPLVTACYPPAVPAGRESRVRLVGYNLPPDASVTLAPARPGEWDLPLEPGRTRVRRALKVLATEGPEVLEAEDNDAPARAMPIPAPGAVSGRFDRAGDADLYRFEARRGQRWVIETQAAQRGSPADTRVEILDAAGRPVPRVLLRAVRDSYITFRPVASDARGARLWQWEEMDLDQYLYMQGEVVRLFRAPRGPDSEWDFYALGGKRIAYFDTSPTAHALDEPCYIVEPHPPGSTFPPNGLPAFTLVYANDDDSLRQLGTDSRLHFTAPADGAYLVRVTETRGFSGDRYVYRLIVREARPDFRVRIEGADARIPAGSGRAFTVHVDRIDGFEGPVRIDAEDVPAGYRVSTPLVVEAGHFQAEGTVFVEADAPKAPAGRPRLTARAVVDGREVVREAGVLGPLVRTAPPRIRVFLEPEGGAGSEIVLEPGKLVPAKLRIERLDFGDRVTFEVENLPHGAIVADIGLNGVLIPEGQTERKIFLQCAPWVAPTERPVFARAREVGNPTSKPVTVKVAARR
- a CDS encoding Rrf2 family transcriptional regulator, whose protein sequence is MKLSKTSLYALYGLAYLAARPRRVVPLSEIRNRWGVPEKHLGKIFGLLVRAGLVRSRRGAKGGFVLTRPARTVSVLEVLRVLGEPGIQEDCLLGRSHCPSRTACRLTRAVRRAQECMARELRAVRLSDLA
- a CDS encoding aldehyde dehydrogenase family protein, with translation MIPSAGTPRNPATGEPLGESPSSSPEDIRRTVRRARDAFPAWAALPPRERAAALEPLRQRLARRAEALAQTLARSTGKPLVEAYSSELIPVAHLLRYFLRRAPALLAPRRRRLGILDWTGRRSFVERRPVGVVAVLSPWNYPFSIPAGDAILALLAGCTVVLKPSERTPLVGRALEEFFEGLPPGVFSVVQGGPEAGAALVEAGPDRVVFTGGAAGGRRVLAAAAPHLIPCTLELGGKDPMIVLADAPLELAAEAAVWGCFTNAGQVCASVKRVYVERVIADRFLDLVVRATRALRVGDPLDPGTDVGALISEAHLERVRDQITRAVAAGARLRTGGRRVDRPGFFLEPCVLEIEDPAAAFLREEVFGPVLAVCRVSDADEAVLRANDSPFGLTASVWTRDLARGRALAARLQAGTVLVNECTYAHALAEAPWGGVKESGFGRTRGHEGLLEFTQAVHVHENRNLRARSPWWFPYDAALAEGLRATLRFYAEGGLRALVRLLRRFPFSRLKPPSEEARGAED
- a CDS encoding ParB N-terminal domain-containing protein → MARKNSGAPRATRRRARPEPASRGLSPADCLEADRAEMEPLLDRIRADGGAVLAAYRDPLGGRPLVLAALPLARVAPTPFQRDLSEAHARRLAETIGKLGLFLDPVIAVAAPQGGWWTPNGRHRLEALNRLGARAVTALVVPDAEVQYRILALNVEKAHNLREKALEVVRLYRARVAAGTSGAEADHALEFEEPFLATLGVCYEQNGRFSGGAYQPLLKRADGWIERPLAEALGLRERRAAQVARLDARVAEIVQALQARGLKSPYLKAFVMARLDPFRFGKSVPAFEEALDEVLRRAAKFDPASVRPQDLSAAAGPPPEADA
- a CDS encoding CotH kinase family protein → MRRVLGVLGAALLAGCGDGSEGAPSRAQALGPEGGPFDEARLSSWDLEMAPADWEAIVAAPFDNAWRRCTVIWGGRAYPDVAVRPSGKRTRIPGNPKPSLRLKFDLFVPGRELHGVSSLRLDAMTLDPSMMRARVQYGAFNAFGIPAPRYAHARVSVNGASKGLYGVEEHVGREFLRRRFGLPVGQLYRWGPHGLDLDWRGPDPAIYVPGTLEAQLSELPPGAEAVRDLAYAVTLEPDRAGAVFDVPQFLRTLAVETLLGETDSYVAGPEGRQSFNLGLYRPPQTGRFVLVPWDQDQGFWRAETGITAWFENRVLTRNFVLARPDGFEEYRRRLRELLAGPLSPESFRARVDAIAAQIREAVRDDPVKPFTLDDFDWAAGNLKAYFEARAAAFRAQLGGF